The Cyclopterus lumpus isolate fCycLum1 chromosome 12, fCycLum1.pri, whole genome shotgun sequence genome window below encodes:
- the tmem38b gene encoding trimeric intracellular cation channel type B — MDLFGLLQLDELSHGLANLSMFPFFDMAHYIVSILSLREQPGAFEVSRASPLACWFSSMLFCFGGAILSAIMLAEPVVAPLSNSTSVLLASITWYLVFYCPMDLVYSCAALLPLRLVLSGMKEVTRTWKVLGGVAQAHGKYKDSLLVMIAIGWAKGAGGGLISNFEQLVRGVWKPETNELLKMSYPTKITLIGAVLFALQQTHYLPLRTHHLMLIYTVFTVVNKSRMMLTGSSASPFAVIELAIYKTLFTGHSPYAALTGEVQKACLDHGATNGTTSTAGSKEIGGNGAAGKSTPVSPVKRQKGSLQAKEESEDADTANCKKIN; from the exons ATGGATTTGTTCGGCTTGCTGCAGTTGGACGAGCTGTCCCACGGACTGGCAAACTTGTCCATGTTTCCATTCTTTGACATGGCGCACTACATCGTGTCCATCCTGTCTCTGAGGGAGCAGCCAG GTGCTTTTGAGGTCTCGAGAGCCAGCCCCTTAGCCTGCTGGTTCAGCTCCATGCTCTTCTGCTTCGGTGGAGCTATTCTGTCTGCCATCATGCTGGCCGAGCCGGTTGTTGCACCTTTGTCCAACAGCACCAGTGTCCTGCTGGCTTCCATCACCTG GTACCTGGTGTTTTACTGCCCCATGGACCTGGTGTACAGCTGTGCTGCCCTGCTGCCTCTCAGGCTGGTGCTGTCGGGGATGAAGGAAGTGACCAGGACGTGGAAGGTGCTCGGGGGGGTCGCCCAGGCACACGGCAAATACAAAGACAGCCTGCTGGTTATGATTGCCATTGGGTGGGCTAAAG GTGCTGGAGGCGGTCTGATAAGTAACTTTGAGCAGCTTGTTCGAGGTGTTTGGAAACCAGAGACCAATGAGCTCCTAAAAATGTCTTA CCCCACCAAGATCACCCTGATAGGAGCGGTGCTGTTTGCTCTGCAGCAGACCCACTACCTGCCTCTCAGGACGCACCACCTGATGCTCATCTACACCGTCTTCACCGTCGTCAACAAG tcACGGATGATGCTGACCGGCTCCTCCGCCTCGCCATTCGCCGTCATCGAGTTGGCCATCTACAAGACCCTCTTCACTGGCCACTCTCCTTACGCTGCCCTCACCGGCGAGGTACAGAAAGCGTGTCTCGATCACGGTGCGACCAACGGGACGACCTCCACCGCCGGAAGCAAAGAGATTGGTGGGAATGGAGCGGCGGGGAAAAGCACCCCGGTTTCTCCTGTCAAGAGACAGAAGGGATCGCTCCAAGCCAAAGAGGAGTCAGAGGACGCCGACACAGCAAACTGCAAGAAGATCAACTAG